A region of Fibrobacter succinogenes subsp. succinogenes S85 DNA encodes the following proteins:
- a CDS encoding RICIN domain-containing protein: MNLFLKKSSFIGIFSFLLPLSSAFAGNVEYHLNKSANPTQDELEAYALIEAAMDSAVYLYNKYSDLSKHIEVYYSTGVPTAEASSNGDLRFGKDRNYMYVGTAMHEMAHTMGMGTTSEYKAMIDGGVFKGEKAQKLIKEIDGPDAVLKGDSQHFWPYGINYKSEVHSEQDLINHVKIVNAMYQDIFKEAFYMQGRVKSLSEKKCMGITSSNTLELMDCADTATFVKIYSMGDKPVTYRFQLGNRVIDIPNESTAAGIKASTYGYNGGAHQKYQLEDAGVNTPNAFLLRNYKSGLYLQAVGKDVVQNPMPSRSDDFIWKIEEQRADSADKPVSISKRRVPNKNLEESMPERLFDALGRAAGKIRRGVTSKLLKSK, from the coding sequence ATGAATCTTTTTCTAAAAAAATCAAGTTTTATAGGAATTTTTTCCTTCCTGCTTCCGTTGTCTAGCGCTTTTGCCGGCAACGTTGAATACCATTTGAATAAATCTGCCAATCCGACTCAAGATGAACTCGAAGCTTATGCGCTAATCGAAGCCGCAATGGATTCGGCGGTTTATTTGTACAATAAGTATTCTGACCTTTCTAAACATATCGAAGTTTATTATAGCACGGGCGTTCCCACAGCCGAGGCTAGCAGTAATGGAGACCTGCGTTTTGGCAAGGATCGCAATTATATGTACGTAGGCACCGCTATGCACGAAATGGCGCATACCATGGGCATGGGTACGACATCAGAGTACAAGGCTATGATAGATGGGGGCGTTTTCAAGGGCGAAAAGGCTCAAAAGCTCATCAAGGAAATTGATGGGCCGGATGCTGTACTCAAAGGCGACAGCCAGCATTTTTGGCCGTATGGCATCAATTACAAGAGTGAAGTCCATTCCGAACAGGATTTGATCAATCACGTGAAAATCGTGAACGCGATGTATCAGGACATTTTCAAGGAAGCGTTCTACATGCAGGGGAGGGTAAAATCTCTTTCTGAAAAAAAGTGCATGGGAATTACTTCTTCGAATACGCTTGAACTTATGGACTGTGCCGATACGGCGACTTTTGTCAAAATCTATTCAATGGGCGATAAACCGGTGACGTATCGTTTTCAGCTCGGGAACCGTGTAATCGATATCCCGAATGAATCCACTGCGGCTGGTATTAAGGCTTCAACGTACGGCTATAATGGCGGAGCGCACCAAAAGTACCAACTTGAAGATGCTGGGGTAAACACTCCGAACGCATTTCTTCTCAGAAACTACAAGAGTGGGCTTTATCTGCAAGCTGTCGGGAAAGATGTTGTGCAGAATCCAATGCCTTCGCGCTCCGATGATTTCATCTGGAAAATTGAAGAACAACGTGCTGATTCTGCGGACAAGCCTGTATCCATTTCAAAGCGCCGAGTTCCAAACAAGAATTTGGAAGAATCAATGCCAGAACGTTTGTTTGACGCTCTCGGGCGAGCCGCCGGCAAGATCCGTCGCGGTGTAACGTCGAAACTTTTGAAAAGCAAATAA